A portion of the Pseudarthrobacter defluvii genome contains these proteins:
- a CDS encoding alpha/beta hydrolase, whose amino-acid sequence MTVAADSGGAFQLARRARTALRRVPVWTWRLLMRSVSSRERVRFNTDPITEVAYVHDLDYVGDGLRAHRLDVLTPLAHQSGEDVVVGGGGLPVYVYFHGGGWTSGDKSALTKYCANQALGGMVVVNVNYRHAPRFHMGHVLEDANAALAWVAANIGEYGGDPARLVLGGDSAGGQISALLTAISLRPELAAHYSLLPAVPAGHVKGLVQHCSAVDFSVFFESGFVLSLNFVRMLLPATAPLTSARLRSAAGYLSPIEWLDGNHPPVFVTTSERDFFYRSNLNFIARLQDHGVPVDALIYPWASANTEHTWQQDYRYPESQEVYRRLHAFVGNVAGPPAAAD is encoded by the coding sequence ATGACGGTGGCTGCCGATTCCGGTGGCGCATTCCAGTTGGCCCGCCGGGCCAGGACTGCGTTGCGTCGCGTACCTGTGTGGACGTGGCGGCTGCTGATGCGTTCGGTCAGCTCGCGGGAGCGGGTGCGGTTCAACACGGATCCCATCACCGAGGTGGCATATGTCCACGACCTCGACTACGTCGGCGATGGCTTGCGCGCCCACCGGCTCGATGTGCTGACACCCCTGGCACATCAGTCGGGTGAAGATGTGGTGGTGGGCGGCGGGGGCCTGCCGGTCTACGTCTATTTCCACGGCGGAGGATGGACATCCGGTGACAAGTCGGCGTTGACCAAGTACTGCGCCAACCAGGCCCTGGGCGGGATGGTGGTGGTCAACGTCAACTACCGGCATGCGCCGCGGTTCCATATGGGGCATGTGCTCGAGGACGCGAACGCCGCCCTTGCCTGGGTTGCCGCGAATATCGGGGAGTACGGCGGGGACCCTGCGCGCCTGGTCCTGGGCGGGGACTCCGCGGGCGGGCAGATTTCGGCCCTGCTCACCGCCATCAGCCTGCGCCCAGAGCTGGCAGCGCACTACTCGCTGCTGCCGGCTGTTCCCGCGGGGCATGTGAAAGGGCTTGTTCAGCACTGCAGCGCCGTTGATTTTTCGGTGTTCTTTGAAAGCGGCTTTGTCCTCAGCCTTAACTTCGTCCGCATGCTGCTGCCGGCCACGGCACCCCTGACCTCAGCACGGCTGCGATCTGCAGCAGGCTATCTGTCCCCCATCGAGTGGCTGGACGGGAACCACCCCCCGGTCTTCGTCACCACCTCCGAGCGCGACTTCTTCTACCGTTCCAACCTCAATTTCATCGCGCGGCTGCAGGACCATGGCGTTCCCGTGGATGCCCTCATCTACCCCTGGGCCAGTGCCAACACCGAACATACCTGGCAACAGGATTACCGCTATCCCGAATCCCAGGAGGTGTACCGGCGGCTCCATGCGTTTGTGGGCAACGTGGCCGGTCCTCCCGCTGCCGCTGACTAG
- a CDS encoding alpha/beta fold hydrolase, with amino-acid sequence MPEPGQRDYGVDPEEFGSARVDAAALQDAELGDVDWSVPPPGSVQFMLDVPSGKLAAMALGNPEDPCVVLVPGATGSKEDFSLMMPDLVSAGYYALTYDLAGQYQSAGAGPENLVPPRKHYDYRLFVDDFLAVLEGTAAPVHVVAYSFAGIIAQLAYVERPDLFRSIAFLGCPPEPGPSFRGVSRIGRFSTWVNGRAGAALLIWGIRSGRVAHVPPGRQRFVNYRFRFTRRSSIRDIYTLMQNVPDLRQELAEADLPKFVAVGEHDLWPLQLHRLFAQAIRARIGVYRGGHSPCETSPHEFSRDLLALYAKAEEA; translated from the coding sequence ATGCCGGAGCCGGGCCAAAGAGACTACGGAGTTGATCCCGAGGAGTTTGGCTCTGCCCGAGTGGATGCGGCGGCCCTGCAGGATGCGGAACTGGGTGATGTTGATTGGTCCGTGCCACCGCCTGGCTCAGTGCAGTTCATGCTGGACGTCCCCAGCGGCAAGCTCGCGGCCATGGCGCTGGGCAATCCGGAGGATCCGTGCGTGGTCCTGGTGCCGGGCGCCACCGGCTCGAAGGAGGATTTCTCGCTCATGATGCCGGACCTTGTCAGCGCCGGGTACTACGCGCTGACGTACGATCTGGCGGGCCAGTACCAGTCAGCCGGGGCAGGGCCAGAGAACCTGGTGCCGCCCCGGAAGCATTACGACTACCGGTTGTTCGTGGACGACTTCCTGGCGGTCCTGGAAGGCACGGCCGCCCCCGTGCACGTTGTTGCCTATTCCTTCGCGGGCATCATCGCCCAGCTCGCCTACGTTGAGCGCCCGGACCTCTTCCGGTCCATCGCCTTCCTGGGCTGCCCGCCGGAACCGGGCCCGAGTTTCCGGGGCGTGAGCCGCATCGGCCGGTTCAGCACGTGGGTCAACGGCAGGGCCGGTGCCGCGCTGCTGATTTGGGGAATCCGCAGCGGCAGGGTGGCCCACGTACCGCCGGGAAGGCAGCGGTTCGTCAATTACCGGTTCCGTTTCACCCGCCGCTCGTCCATCCGCGATATCTACACCTTGATGCAAAACGTTCCGGATCTACGGCAGGAACTGGCTGAGGCAGACCTTCCCAAGTTCGTGGCCGTGGGCGAGCATGACCTGTGGCCGCTCCAGCTGCACCGGCTGTTTGCGCAGGCGATCCGTGCGCGGATCGGGGTCTACAGGGGTGGGCACAGCCCCTGCGAAACGTCCCCGCATGAGTTCAGCCGTGACCTCCTGGCGCTTTATGCGAAAGCGGAGGAGGCGTAG
- a CDS encoding YegP family protein: protein MAGTFELFVDEDSLIRFRLVMPDGHVLAVSGQFTDKQEAAAAIAEVRECAGTGLIRDVAPPPPGIVLAAAPHLRYTVRRSARRLGTVGAA from the coding sequence ATGGCAGGTACGTTCGAACTGTTCGTTGATGAAGACTCGCTGATCCGGTTCCGGCTTGTGATGCCCGATGGGCACGTTTTGGCGGTTTCCGGACAATTCACCGACAAACAGGAGGCGGCTGCAGCAATAGCTGAGGTACGCGAATGCGCAGGGACCGGGCTGATCCGGGATGTTGCGCCCCCGCCGCCAGGCATTGTGCTCGCAGCGGCCCCGCACCTCCGCTACACCGTCCGCCGCAGCGCCCGCAGGCTCGGCACCGTGGGCGCAGCATGA
- a CDS encoding universal stress protein yields the protein MTQEPKAVVAGYDGSDEAAAAVRWAARHARAVKCPLNVVHCSMWPLLTRHLGPVPGVSGSGLEQSAQAILEEGVAHAAAEVPGLQVRSTLLHGLPAQLLAQVSTGERLLVVGSRGLGGFLGLLVGSVSLELAATAACPVAVIRQDLHPDGPVIAAVDASGSPAALEDACALATAWKAPLTVVHVRHRPPGPWRPDTPDSDAGAQTILSSALTHARAAAPGITVDGKVLTDGSVPHAILQASAEARIVVVGSQGQGILRETMGSTAHAVLHHAHGPVLISRRGS from the coding sequence GTGACTCAGGAGCCAAAAGCCGTCGTGGCCGGCTACGACGGATCGGATGAGGCCGCGGCCGCCGTCCGTTGGGCAGCCAGGCACGCACGGGCGGTGAAGTGCCCGCTGAACGTTGTGCACTGTTCGATGTGGCCGCTGCTTACCAGGCACCTCGGCCCGGTTCCGGGCGTGTCCGGCAGCGGCCTGGAGCAGTCCGCCCAGGCCATCCTGGAAGAGGGCGTGGCCCATGCGGCAGCAGAGGTTCCGGGCCTTCAGGTCAGGAGCACTCTGCTCCACGGACTGCCTGCGCAGCTTCTGGCCCAGGTTTCCACGGGCGAAAGACTGCTGGTTGTCGGCAGCCGCGGCCTGGGCGGTTTCCTGGGCCTGTTGGTGGGGTCCGTGAGCTTGGAACTGGCGGCTACCGCTGCCTGCCCCGTCGCTGTGATCCGGCAGGACCTCCACCCGGACGGGCCGGTCATTGCCGCCGTCGACGCCTCTGGTTCCCCCGCAGCACTGGAGGATGCCTGCGCCCTGGCGACGGCCTGGAAGGCGCCACTCACGGTAGTCCATGTCCGCCACCGGCCCCCGGGCCCGTGGCGCCCGGATACGCCGGACTCCGACGCTGGGGCCCAAACAATCCTGTCGTCCGCGTTGACCCATGCACGTGCTGCGGCACCCGGTATCACCGTTGACGGAAAGGTTCTTACGGACGGCTCGGTCCCGCATGCCATCCTCCAGGCTTCCGCAGAAGCCCGGATAGTGGTGGTGGGTTCCCAAGGCCAGGGCATCCTCAGGGAAACCATGGGGTCCACCGCCCACGCGGTCCTGCACCACGCCCACGGCCCGGTCCTCATCTCCCGCCGGGGCAGTTGA
- a CDS encoding heavy metal translocating P-type ATPase: MRKQASPPTATGGGPGSLDAGEPAGSPVEKASGFLRRYPVVALTLLVLVASLVLVQFGLELQVRILASAYAAVIVVARAAGMVRSLREGRWGIDLLALMAIASTVAVGEYLAALVVILMLTGGEALENFAQGRAARELRSLLDRAPRFAHREESGAVLVDTPIGEVAPGDILVVRPSELVPVDGELLSDSASLDESSLTGESLPVERTRGQQLLSGAVNGVAAIRMRAAATAADSQYSRIIALVEEASNSRAPVVRMADRYAVPFTLLALAMAGTAWLLSGEPLRFAQVLVVATPCPLLIAAPVAFLAGTSQAAHKGIIIKNTRTLEQLAKAQSAVFDKTGTLTSGRPVLDEVRMAPGHGETLGSRKILQLAASAEQYSSHVLAASVIEAAQAAGLTLLPVQQATENATQGVEAVCDGQQVVVGKAGLVRSSSSGFREAAVHSGQLAVHVAVNGGYAGALIMKDPLRGNAVDTLERLRGLGVQNTMLLTGDAHATAAHIAEEAGIGRVQAECLPEDKVNTVAALAERPVLMVGDGVNDAPVLAAADVGIAMGAKGATAASESADVVIMLDDLSKVAQAVAIGKRTVAVALVSIWTGIGLSLVLMAIAMTGYIPAVAGALLQELVDLATILNGLRALHGADKKAGAGRKPGPRRLPAA, translated from the coding sequence ATGAGGAAGCAGGCCTCCCCGCCCACGGCCACCGGCGGAGGTCCCGGCAGCCTTGACGCTGGAGAACCCGCAGGCTCGCCGGTGGAAAAGGCCTCGGGCTTCCTGAGGCGGTATCCCGTCGTCGCACTGACCCTTTTGGTGCTCGTGGCCTCACTGGTGCTGGTTCAGTTCGGCCTGGAACTGCAGGTCCGCATCCTTGCGTCGGCCTACGCGGCCGTTATCGTGGTGGCCCGTGCAGCCGGCATGGTCCGGTCGCTGCGCGAGGGCCGCTGGGGGATCGACCTTTTGGCCCTGATGGCCATTGCCAGCACGGTGGCGGTGGGAGAGTATCTCGCGGCCCTGGTGGTGATCCTGATGCTCACTGGCGGGGAGGCGCTGGAGAATTTCGCCCAGGGTCGCGCGGCGCGGGAACTGCGGTCCCTGCTGGACAGGGCTCCCCGCTTCGCCCACCGCGAGGAATCCGGCGCGGTTCTGGTGGACACCCCAATCGGCGAGGTCGCGCCGGGGGACATACTGGTGGTCCGCCCGTCCGAACTGGTACCCGTTGACGGTGAACTCCTGTCCGATTCAGCCAGCCTGGATGAGTCGTCGCTGACGGGTGAAAGCTTGCCGGTGGAACGCACCCGTGGGCAACAGTTGCTCAGCGGCGCCGTCAACGGAGTGGCGGCCATCCGGATGCGGGCAGCGGCCACCGCGGCCGACTCGCAGTACAGCCGCATCATCGCCCTGGTGGAGGAGGCCTCCAACAGCCGCGCCCCGGTAGTCCGCATGGCCGACCGCTACGCGGTGCCCTTCACCCTCCTGGCCCTGGCCATGGCGGGAACGGCATGGCTCCTGTCCGGCGAGCCGTTGCGCTTTGCCCAGGTCCTGGTGGTGGCCACCCCCTGCCCGCTGCTGATCGCGGCGCCGGTGGCGTTCCTGGCCGGTACCAGCCAGGCCGCCCACAAGGGCATCATCATCAAGAACACCAGGACCCTTGAACAGCTGGCGAAGGCACAGTCGGCGGTCTTCGACAAAACCGGTACCCTCACGTCGGGGCGTCCCGTCCTCGATGAGGTCAGGATGGCACCTGGCCATGGGGAGACGCTGGGGAGCAGGAAGATCCTCCAGCTCGCCGCTTCCGCGGAGCAGTACTCCTCGCATGTGCTGGCAGCTTCAGTGATCGAAGCCGCCCAGGCAGCCGGGCTCACCCTCCTGCCAGTGCAGCAGGCGACGGAAAACGCCACCCAGGGTGTGGAGGCCGTTTGTGACGGCCAACAGGTGGTGGTGGGCAAAGCCGGCCTGGTCCGCAGCTCATCCAGCGGATTCCGGGAGGCTGCGGTCCACAGCGGCCAGCTTGCCGTTCACGTGGCGGTCAACGGCGGGTACGCCGGTGCGTTGATCATGAAGGATCCATTGCGGGGCAACGCCGTGGATACGCTCGAACGCCTGCGCGGCCTCGGCGTGCAAAACACCATGCTGCTGACCGGCGATGCCCACGCCACGGCCGCCCACATTGCCGAGGAAGCCGGGATAGGGCGGGTCCAGGCGGAGTGCCTTCCCGAGGACAAGGTCAACACTGTTGCCGCCCTGGCGGAACGGCCGGTCCTGATGGTGGGCGACGGCGTGAACGACGCTCCTGTCCTGGCCGCTGCGGACGTCGGCATCGCGATGGGGGCCAAGGGCGCCACGGCTGCGAGCGAATCGGCGGACGTGGTGATCATGCTCGATGACCTGTCCAAAGTGGCCCAGGCCGTCGCCATCGGAAAGCGCACAGTGGCTGTTGCCCTGGTGAGCATCTGGACGGGGATAGGGCTAAGCCTTGTCCTGATGGCCATCGCCATGACCGGGTACATTCCCGCCGTCGCCGGCGCGCTCCTTCAGGAACTGGTTGACCTGGCCACCATCCTGAACGGTCTCAGGGCGCTCCACGGTGCTGATAAGAAAGCCGGGGCCGGCCGGAAACCCGGTCCACGGAGGCTGCCGGCGGCATGA
- a CDS encoding DUF4386 family protein, with protein sequence MKRHGAPGAQPGWGLLYLAAGASSILFVLLLIAALVLDFLAPPPVRGGAATLEFIAANKTNYVAEQVLWILPNILPVLVFTALFVALMPFRKSLPLIALIFAALPWALLLAIPVSSRGSLNLVYLSDRYMAAATDGERSAYATAAEAIIAENNTPAIAGVLSALGILLMGLAMLAAAAPFPQYLALLGIGTGALGVLSEALRHTVPDFYWGYGILLWLWFIATGIVLIRLSRPARLASPAPPVRDFGP encoded by the coding sequence ATGAAAAGGCACGGTGCACCCGGGGCCCAGCCGGGTTGGGGCCTCCTCTATCTCGCGGCGGGGGCGTCATCGATCCTGTTCGTCCTCCTGCTGATAGCTGCCCTGGTGCTGGACTTCCTGGCACCCCCGCCGGTGCGCGGCGGAGCTGCCACCCTCGAGTTCATTGCTGCCAACAAAACGAACTACGTGGCCGAGCAGGTTCTGTGGATCCTGCCAAACATCCTCCCGGTCCTTGTTTTCACGGCCCTCTTCGTGGCCCTGATGCCCTTCCGGAAGAGCCTGCCCCTGATAGCACTGATTTTCGCCGCCCTTCCCTGGGCGCTCCTGCTTGCCATCCCGGTCAGCAGCCGGGGGTCCCTCAACCTCGTCTATCTCAGCGACCGCTACATGGCCGCCGCGACGGATGGTGAACGCAGCGCCTACGCCACCGCCGCTGAAGCCATCATCGCCGAAAACAACACACCAGCCATCGCCGGAGTCCTCTCTGCCCTCGGAATTCTCCTTATGGGACTGGCAATGCTCGCGGCAGCGGCGCCCTTCCCGCAGTACCTGGCGTTGCTCGGTATTGGAACCGGTGCCTTGGGAGTCCTCAGCGAGGCCCTTCGCCACACGGTCCCCGACTTCTACTGGGGCTACGGCATCCTGCTCTGGTTGTGGTTCATTGCCACCGGAATCGTATTGATCCGCCTGTCCCGGCCTGCCCGGCTAGCATCCCCGGCGCCGCCAGTCAGGGACTTTGGTCCCTAA
- a CDS encoding DUF2087 domain-containing protein: protein MNGPHWRRVLAMLGNADARTAYAQIVLGAAPNDVLPDVKEQRRQRAIAGLLESGLVQRQASGGLVAGEAIFRDLLAQQPRRQPRTGLDRFMRLGRIETYPANLAERRALLARIATETIAPGEKLTERQVNERLLSYTDDVVLLRRYMVDFGVLQRTPSGSSYSLAE, encoded by the coding sequence ATGAACGGACCCCACTGGCGTCGCGTGCTGGCGATGCTGGGCAACGCTGATGCCAGGACCGCCTACGCCCAGATAGTGCTGGGAGCGGCCCCTAATGATGTCCTGCCTGATGTGAAGGAGCAGCGGCGCCAACGAGCCATCGCTGGCCTGTTGGAGTCCGGGCTCGTCCAGCGGCAAGCATCCGGCGGGCTGGTGGCGGGGGAAGCGATATTCCGTGACCTGCTGGCCCAGCAGCCCCGCCGGCAGCCGCGGACCGGGCTGGACAGGTTCATGCGGCTCGGACGGATTGAGACATATCCCGCGAACCTGGCAGAGCGGCGGGCGCTGCTGGCGAGGATCGCCACCGAGACCATCGCACCCGGCGAAAAGCTCACAGAGAGACAGGTCAACGAACGGCTGCTCAGCTATACCGACGACGTGGTGCTGCTGCGCCGCTACATGGTTGACTTCGGCGTTTTGCAGCGCACGCCTTCGGGTTCCTCGTATTCCTTGGCAGAGTAA
- a CDS encoding DUF5129 domain-containing protein has product MGSVVSRIAATVLAVAALLLGFPAPGTAVAPVAVVVEDTAGVLDQNTLLPAVERIQFYEPTRVAVFTYNGKAEDNLNEEVLKFARSKHPEWISADGQKWADGLFIFALDPVGRHVGTYMGEDRKVSLEQRSDIQDASKDLFRDAQWTDGTVAGIRRAAELINQPWYRSAAFLITAWVTGGIAALGAAAWLIVRAVTRSACRKQLERGDRSYSNVSMDLDVTELNAGTIPESSRYGSQVLEKHRTFLSRYAAVTELSNQVHALGKRALSSRKNLKLARQFADSAAELDALDDVIADSNALLNRADTWPTAWDRQLAPFRKDLAGLEQLLAKRHGQGDSATATALRSFRDESLREIERWTAELADGRISPEKALDRLYQARTRLSQLLENHSETVIQGFAKNEREARLMRDQMETAHEGLDHRRQRTYEPSILGTVYPSYQFFSVATFNSGFNTGVSSVNSARDGGSTTGYGSSGGSFSGSGSSSSF; this is encoded by the coding sequence ATGGGCAGCGTGGTCAGCCGGATTGCCGCGACGGTACTTGCCGTGGCTGCCCTCCTCCTGGGGTTCCCGGCCCCGGGCACCGCAGTGGCACCCGTCGCTGTCGTTGTGGAGGACACCGCAGGGGTGCTTGACCAGAACACCCTGCTGCCCGCCGTCGAACGCATCCAGTTTTACGAGCCCACCCGGGTCGCCGTCTTCACTTACAACGGAAAGGCGGAGGACAACCTCAATGAAGAGGTCCTCAAGTTTGCCCGGTCCAAACATCCCGAGTGGATCAGCGCCGATGGCCAGAAATGGGCCGACGGGCTGTTCATTTTTGCGCTCGACCCTGTGGGCCGCCATGTGGGGACCTACATGGGTGAGGACCGGAAGGTTTCGCTGGAACAGCGCAGCGACATCCAAGACGCGTCAAAGGACCTGTTCCGCGACGCCCAGTGGACTGACGGCACGGTGGCCGGCATTCGCCGTGCCGCCGAACTCATCAACCAGCCGTGGTACCGGTCGGCCGCGTTCCTGATCACGGCGTGGGTCACCGGCGGCATTGCGGCACTGGGTGCTGCCGCATGGTTAATCGTCCGCGCCGTGACCAGGAGCGCCTGCCGGAAACAGCTCGAACGTGGGGACCGCAGTTACTCCAACGTCAGCATGGACCTGGACGTGACGGAATTGAATGCCGGAACCATCCCCGAATCGTCCCGCTATGGGAGCCAGGTCCTGGAGAAGCACCGCACCTTCCTGAGCCGCTATGCCGCCGTCACGGAGCTGTCCAACCAGGTGCATGCGTTGGGCAAGCGGGCTCTAAGCAGCCGGAAGAACCTTAAGCTGGCCCGCCAGTTCGCGGACAGCGCCGCCGAACTGGATGCACTGGACGACGTCATCGCGGACAGCAACGCCCTGCTGAACCGCGCCGACACTTGGCCCACCGCCTGGGATCGGCAGCTTGCTCCGTTCCGCAAGGACCTGGCCGGACTGGAGCAACTCCTGGCCAAGCGGCACGGGCAAGGAGACTCCGCCACGGCCACCGCACTGCGGTCTTTTCGGGACGAAAGCCTGCGGGAGATCGAACGGTGGACGGCGGAATTGGCGGATGGACGGATATCACCGGAGAAGGCCTTGGACCGGCTTTACCAGGCACGTACCCGGCTCTCGCAACTGCTGGAGAACCACTCGGAAACAGTTATCCAGGGCTTTGCGAAGAATGAGCGGGAGGCGCGGCTGATGCGCGACCAGATGGAGACAGCGCACGAGGGCCTGGACCACCGCCGGCAGCGGACCTACGAACCAAGCATCCTGGGGACGGTCTACCCGTCGTACCAGTTTTTCTCGGTTGCCACCTTCAACTCCGGATTCAACACCGGGGTCAGCAGCGTAAATTCGGCCAGGGACGGCGGCAGCACCACCGGTTACGGCAGCAGCGGCGGCAGCTTTTCCGGGTCCGGCAGTTCGTCCAGCTTCTAG
- a CDS encoding DUF5655 domain-containing protein — protein MQPRSVEQFFDGAPTALGIYETAERMAAGLGPHEIRVGKSQISFRRRRGFAYLWRPGVYVKSSVPLVLSLALPRDLGSRRFKQIVHPSAKIWMHHLELTDSTQLDAEVRTWMQEAYGAAG, from the coding sequence ATGCAGCCCCGGTCAGTGGAGCAGTTTTTCGACGGAGCACCCACCGCGCTCGGGATCTACGAGACGGCCGAACGGATGGCGGCGGGCCTGGGACCCCATGAGATCAGGGTGGGCAAAAGCCAAATTTCCTTCCGCCGGCGCCGCGGGTTCGCGTACCTCTGGCGGCCCGGGGTTTATGTGAAGTCTTCTGTTCCGCTTGTCCTGTCCTTGGCACTGCCGCGGGACCTGGGCTCGCGGCGATTCAAGCAGATCGTGCATCCTTCGGCCAAAATCTGGATGCACCACCTGGAACTCACGGACAGCACTCAACTTGATGCCGAGGTCCGCACCTGGATGCAGGAAGCGTACGGCGCCGCGGGCTGA
- a CDS encoding HNH endonuclease, whose translation MAAVILGCDTNKLLRWDYRAVVEHVAESGGAVERWCLEQHPDASPGLSPGTEAWLLLHGSNEAGAGLIGHAVVVSEPYQLAGAGEWFIALAVDALLPLGEQIRPGILAEALPRDHWAKAGGPSLVALPPSYEPALRRLWRACGPTTAGRAEVGGGTLPPDAVSTVQVSRFERDPDARRICLAFHGTSCAACGFSFESAYGGSAPEALAVHHVVPPEMLHSGYQLDPIADLIPLCPNCHAVAHSMNPPRTVSELQNMNSASRQVMRGELVTALALRAQEDARRIMEGGQG comes from the coding sequence GTGGCTGCGGTAATTCTCGGGTGCGACACAAACAAGCTTCTGCGCTGGGACTACCGTGCGGTCGTCGAGCACGTCGCGGAATCCGGCGGGGCGGTGGAGCGGTGGTGCCTGGAGCAGCACCCGGACGCCAGCCCTGGCCTCAGCCCGGGCACGGAAGCCTGGCTCCTGCTGCACGGCAGCAACGAAGCGGGCGCTGGTTTGATCGGTCACGCGGTGGTGGTGTCGGAACCCTACCAACTGGCCGGAGCTGGGGAATGGTTCATCGCCCTCGCCGTTGACGCACTGCTTCCACTTGGCGAACAGATACGGCCCGGCATCCTTGCCGAGGCCCTCCCCCGGGACCACTGGGCCAAGGCGGGCGGGCCCTCCCTGGTGGCCCTGCCGCCGTCGTACGAGCCTGCCCTGCGCCGGCTTTGGCGTGCTTGCGGGCCCACGACGGCGGGCCGTGCCGAGGTGGGTGGCGGGACCTTGCCGCCGGACGCTGTGAGCACTGTCCAGGTAAGCCGGTTCGAACGGGACCCTGACGCTCGGCGGATCTGCCTGGCGTTTCACGGCACATCGTGCGCGGCCTGCGGGTTCTCATTCGAGTCCGCGTACGGTGGCAGCGCACCTGAGGCCCTGGCCGTGCACCATGTGGTGCCGCCGGAAATGCTGCACAGCGGATATCAGCTCGACCCCATAGCAGACCTCATTCCGCTGTGCCCCAACTGCCATGCGGTGGCCCACAGCATGAACCCGCCGCGCACGGTGTCCGAACTGCAGAACATGAACTCCGCCTCCAGGCAGGTGATGAGGGGTGAGCTGGTAACAGCCCTGGCCCTGAGGGCTCAGGAGGATGCGCGGCGGATCATGGAAGGCGGGCAGGGATAG
- a CDS encoding GNAT family N-acetyltransferase — MNFSFELPEGVVLRPFQKLDARALTEAFQKNRAHLAPWEPIRPDKFYTVKGQQEVITRQRRELSAGTGLPMVLVRQDEAVGLLTLSSIVRGAFQNAHLGYWMDQALQGSGIMTAAVAAAVNIAKHDLALHRLEAATLVHNTASQRVLEKNGFESYGIARAYLRIAGLWQDHRMFQRIL; from the coding sequence ATGAACTTCTCTTTCGAACTCCCTGAAGGCGTTGTCCTCCGGCCCTTCCAAAAGCTGGACGCCAGGGCGTTGACAGAGGCGTTCCAGAAGAACCGCGCCCATCTTGCGCCGTGGGAACCAATTCGTCCCGACAAGTTCTACACGGTCAAAGGACAACAAGAGGTGATCACCAGGCAGCGACGGGAACTATCTGCAGGCACCGGCCTTCCAATGGTCTTGGTACGACAAGATGAGGCCGTCGGCCTGCTGACCCTGAGTTCGATCGTGCGCGGTGCCTTCCAAAACGCCCACCTGGGGTACTGGATGGACCAGGCTTTGCAGGGTTCCGGAATTATGACGGCGGCGGTAGCTGCCGCTGTCAACATCGCCAAACATGACCTCGCGCTGCACCGGCTTGAGGCCGCGACCCTGGTGCATAACACGGCCTCCCAGCGGGTGCTGGAGAAGAACGGATTCGAGTCGTACGGCATCGCGCGAGCCTATTTGCGGATAGCGGGGCTGTGGCAGGACCACCGAATGTTCCAGCGGATTCTCTAG
- a CDS encoding GyrI-like domain-containing protein codes for MTENGQQPQKIHVTEQPVAVVRERVPMDALTSFFGRAFGAVMAAVQMQGARPAGPPFARYHGMPGETVDVEAGFPISGDFRGTGEVASGSLPDTDAFEAVHTGPYDTLGTTYDAIRERMEADGATPSESMWEYYLTDPEQQPDPATWQTKVVWPIA; via the coding sequence ATGACTGAGAATGGCCAGCAGCCCCAAAAAATCCATGTCACCGAACAACCCGTCGCCGTAGTGCGTGAAAGGGTCCCGATGGACGCGCTGACCAGCTTCTTCGGCCGTGCCTTCGGCGCTGTCATGGCTGCGGTCCAGATGCAGGGCGCCAGGCCCGCCGGCCCACCGTTCGCACGCTACCACGGCATGCCGGGCGAAACCGTAGACGTTGAAGCCGGGTTCCCTATCTCCGGCGACTTCCGGGGGACAGGCGAAGTGGCCAGCGGTTCGCTCCCTGACACGGATGCCTTTGAAGCGGTGCATACCGGCCCTTACGACACGCTGGGAACCACCTACGACGCCATCAGGGAACGGATGGAAGCCGACGGCGCCACCCCTTCAGAGAGTATGTGGGAGTACTACCTGACCGATCCCGAACAGCAGCCTGATCCTGCAACGTGGCAGACCAAGGTCGTTTGGCCGATCGCCTGA
- a CDS encoding universal stress protein, translating to MNAETGAKPVIVGVDGSEYSSAALRYAGTLAARLGARLEVISCIGMPDYLVMSRLEGADRQFTARLEDAAGRLVEDALGRAFSGDRPDNIDVSIKFGSPAKVLVDESRRAQMLVVGRHGEGGLLKSSMGSVSRACAAHSNCPVLLVGQEADAV from the coding sequence ATGAATGCAGAAACAGGAGCCAAGCCGGTCATTGTGGGTGTGGACGGGTCCGAATACTCCTCCGCGGCCCTCCGCTACGCGGGCACACTGGCAGCCCGCCTTGGCGCCCGGCTCGAGGTCATCTCATGCATCGGGATGCCGGACTACCTGGTGATGTCGCGGCTTGAGGGGGCGGATCGGCAGTTCACCGCAAGGCTGGAGGATGCTGCTGGGCGCCTGGTGGAGGATGCCCTTGGCCGGGCGTTTTCCGGTGACCGGCCGGACAACATCGACGTGTCCATCAAGTTCGGATCACCGGCGAAGGTGCTGGTGGACGAGAGCCGGCGGGCACAGATGCTGGTGGTTGGACGGCACGGCGAAGGCGGCCTGCTCAAGTCGTCCATGGGTTCCGTCAGCAGGGCCTGCGCTGCCCACTCCAATTGTCCCGTGCTCCTGGTTGGGCAGGAGGCGGACGCTGTGTGA